Proteins from one Streptosporangium becharense genomic window:
- a CDS encoding integrase core domain-containing protein, which produces MHYLLYVILDIFSRKVVRWEIRPTETGILAKEFIEHAIAANDGIAPEAIHADRGTVMTSTTVSGLPALLGIDQSHSRPRVSNDNPYSEAQFKTLKYCPAFPGEFGSIEDANVFCGQFFRYYNTEHRHSGIGMHTPASVRDGSAVEIQARRAATLNAAFLAYPERFRGRRPSPPPLPARVWINKPSTDLEDDEAEASAQTPNVA; this is translated from the coding sequence GTGCACTATCTGCTGTACGTCATCCTGGACATCTTCTCCCGGAAAGTCGTCCGGTGGGAGATCCGGCCGACCGAGACCGGGATCTTGGCCAAGGAGTTCATCGAGCACGCCATCGCCGCCAACGACGGGATCGCGCCGGAGGCGATCCACGCCGACCGCGGCACGGTGATGACGTCGACCACCGTCTCCGGGCTGCCGGCGCTGCTGGGGATCGACCAGTCCCATTCCCGGCCGCGCGTGTCCAACGACAACCCGTATTCCGAAGCGCAGTTCAAGACGCTCAAGTACTGTCCGGCGTTTCCGGGCGAGTTCGGGTCCATCGAGGACGCGAACGTCTTCTGCGGCCAGTTCTTCCGGTACTACAACACTGAGCACCGCCATTCCGGGATCGGGATGCACACCCCCGCCTCGGTGCGTGACGGCTCGGCGGTCGAGATCCAGGCCCGGCGGGCCGCCACGCTGAACGCGGCGTTCCTGGCCTATCCCGAGCGGTTCCGCGGTCGGCGGCCGAGCCCGCCGCCGCTGCCCGCCCGGGTATGGATCAACAAGCCGTCGACAGACCTCGAAGACGACGAAGCCGAGGCCTCAGCACAGACACCGAACGTGGCTTGA
- a CDS encoding HNH endonuclease, which translates to MDTMWADWRNPKLGARIRVALWLHGEIGEGQRFNKQQLRKAIPDVEQVDRRMRDLRPAGWVIKTYRDMASLSPDELYLEKIGTPIWEPGQRSVGLRSISGKVRRQVMERDLHCCLRCGISAGEPYPDDPTSTARLTMGHVNPHKHGSTATLEDLVTECARCNETAQHLTGVQLSPEQVWDRIKELPKKEKQKLLNWMAAERRSPSETEQVWARYRQLPAVHRAELRQRLGLALEPDGESPK; encoded by the coding sequence ATGGACACGATGTGGGCGGATTGGCGCAACCCCAAGCTCGGCGCGCGGATTCGTGTCGCGCTGTGGCTGCATGGGGAGATCGGTGAAGGTCAGCGCTTCAACAAGCAGCAGCTCCGCAAGGCGATCCCCGACGTTGAGCAAGTCGACCGCCGGATGAGAGACCTGCGCCCGGCTGGATGGGTGATCAAGACATACAGAGACATGGCGAGCTTGAGCCCAGATGAGCTGTACCTAGAGAAGATCGGCACTCCCATCTGGGAACCTGGTCAGCGTTCGGTCGGCCTGCGCTCCATTAGCGGGAAGGTCCGGCGTCAAGTCATGGAGCGCGACCTTCACTGCTGTCTTCGATGCGGTATCAGCGCGGGCGAGCCATACCCAGACGACCCCACCAGTACGGCGCGGCTCACCATGGGCCACGTGAACCCGCATAAGCATGGTTCTACGGCCACTTTGGAGGACCTGGTGACCGAGTGTGCTCGATGTAACGAAACTGCACAGCACCTTACGGGAGTCCAGCTTTCACCAGAGCAGGTCTGGGACCGGATTAAGGAACTGCCGAAGAAGGAGAAGCAGAAGCTTCTGAACTGGATGGCGGCTGAACGCAGGTCCCCCTCCGAGACCGAGCAGGTCTGGGCTCGCTATCGGCAACTGCCCGCAGTACACCGAGCCGAGCTCCGCCAGCGATTGGGGCTTGCATTGGAACCGGATGGAGAGAGCCCGAAGTGA
- a CDS encoding NaeI family type II restriction endonuclease, with protein MLIEIAAHDSEMERVFANLMGLDPTGSRTAKAIRRTFDMLLDGQHTGRFRWEQLLKTEKTHCGTLVEINLQREFGFSDGAVLDYSIEGIEVDCKYSQDLGDWMIPPEAVRHVLLGLWANDKKGLWSAGLVRAVPDLLTSPKGNRDLKRRLSKEGKRTVRWLFRDFPLPENVLLRLPPEDVAAIFDCGLPGHKCTRHGSKRVDELFRRAQGRLISRTAVATVAQQEDYMKRVRGNGGARSSLRPEGIVIFGQYDSHRVLARQLAVPVPGAGESISVRLAQRGPHHGARPYISLDGKEWVVADSDDPIEAAPTLPETKKSALEDE; from the coding sequence ATGCTTATCGAAATCGCTGCACACGACTCCGAGATGGAAAGAGTCTTCGCTAATCTAATGGGGCTCGACCCTACGGGCTCCCGGACAGCAAAGGCTATCCGGCGAACGTTCGACATGCTCCTCGATGGCCAGCACACTGGCCGTTTCCGATGGGAACAGCTCCTCAAGACCGAGAAGACCCATTGCGGGACTCTGGTCGAGATCAACCTCCAGCGTGAGTTCGGCTTCTCAGACGGCGCAGTGCTCGATTACTCAATTGAGGGCATCGAGGTGGACTGCAAGTACTCACAGGATCTTGGAGACTGGATGATCCCCCCAGAAGCGGTGAGACACGTGCTCTTGGGCCTGTGGGCGAACGACAAAAAGGGCTTATGGTCTGCTGGTCTGGTCCGGGCCGTCCCAGACTTGCTGACATCCCCTAAGGGAAACCGCGATCTCAAGCGACGTCTGAGCAAGGAAGGCAAGCGCACCGTTCGGTGGCTCTTTCGAGACTTTCCGCTGCCCGAGAATGTCCTGCTCCGGCTGCCGCCAGAAGATGTCGCCGCAATCTTCGACTGCGGTCTTCCCGGCCACAAGTGCACTCGGCATGGGAGCAAGCGGGTGGACGAGCTCTTCCGGAGAGCGCAGGGCCGGCTGATAAGCCGAACAGCCGTCGCCACCGTCGCCCAGCAAGAGGATTACATGAAGCGAGTACGTGGCAACGGTGGTGCTCGCTCCAGTCTTCGGCCCGAAGGCATTGTGATCTTCGGTCAGTACGACAGTCATCGAGTCCTAGCCCGCCAGCTCGCCGTACCCGTTCCTGGTGCTGGAGAGTCGATCAGCGTACGGCTAGCGCAGCGCGGCCCTCACCACGGCGCTCGCCCTTATATCTCCCTCGATGGGAAGGAATGGGTAGTCGCGGACTCCGATGATCCAATAGAGGCTGCGCCTACTCTCCCAGAGACAAAGAAGTCTGCTCTGGAAGATGAGTAG
- a CDS encoding very short patch repair endonuclease yields the protein MGESKRVQARKQAHERGIYPAPLNEGRSRNMQANRRSGTKPEVVLRSALHRMGFRYRKDLRLDLGEVKVRPDIVFTAKKVAVFVDGCFWHVCPEHGRQPTTNEWYWTPKLRRNMERDQRVNSALEAAGWQVIRLWEHEALATAIEAVVAAVRPSPEHASETSVTG from the coding sequence GTGGGAGAGAGTAAGAGAGTCCAAGCCAGGAAGCAGGCCCACGAGCGGGGGATTTATCCGGCGCCGCTCAACGAGGGCCGATCGCGCAACATGCAGGCCAACAGGCGCTCTGGCACCAAGCCCGAGGTGGTCCTGCGTAGTGCGCTGCACCGCATGGGCTTCCGCTACCGGAAGGATCTTCGGCTGGACCTGGGCGAGGTGAAGGTCCGTCCGGACATCGTCTTCACCGCCAAAAAGGTCGCTGTCTTCGTCGACGGCTGCTTCTGGCACGTCTGTCCCGAGCACGGTCGGCAACCCACCACGAACGAGTGGTACTGGACGCCGAAGCTCCGCCGGAACATGGAACGCGATCAGCGCGTCAACAGTGCTCTTGAAGCTGCTGGCTGGCAGGTGATCCGGCTCTGGGAGCATGAAGCGCTGGCCACGGCCATTGAGGCAGTAGTTGCGGCAGTGCGCCCAAGTCCCGAACATGCGAGCGAGACTAGCGTGACTGGCTGA
- a CDS encoding DNA cytosine methyltransferase, which translates to MTENQLHVIEIQAEVGEQPLEPEEAGTEHELAARSAGSETLAAEREDVLEVVEICAGAGGQSLGLERAGFRHVLAVELDRQAAETLRHNLVEVLGYDEKEAADTVKIGDVADSKVWDPDEYRGVDLLAGGVPCPPFSIAGKQLGATDERDLFAWAVELCGRIKPKALLLENVKGLSGSRFTAYRQRVLDRLSEYGYIAEWRLLHADDYGVSQLRPRFVLVALMPEYAEYFEWPKKHPERPLPVGELLRDLMAKGDWSEDKLEEWVQQANKIAPTIVGGSKKHGGADLGPSRAKAAWEAMGVDAKGVADEPPGLKNPRVKGAPHPMLTVDMVARIQGWYGEDFAKWEFLGKKTSQYRQIGNAFPPPVAKELGVAIRRALRKEGERRVLVEETDVVLDPVYRVLLGSSRPLTVEQIVERLAATNEPLEQPEVERHLNHLRHDFELISVQRSNGDVAYQLGEFKAFLGQEDHQRHDLFSKYRSKIS; encoded by the coding sequence GTGACTGAAAACCAGCTTCACGTCATTGAGATCCAGGCTGAGGTCGGCGAGCAGCCCCTCGAACCGGAGGAAGCAGGAACGGAGCACGAGCTCGCCGCTAGGTCCGCTGGATCAGAAACGTTGGCTGCAGAGCGCGAGGATGTGCTTGAGGTCGTCGAGATCTGTGCCGGGGCTGGAGGCCAGTCACTCGGGTTGGAACGCGCAGGCTTCCGGCATGTGCTTGCCGTCGAGCTCGACAGGCAAGCTGCCGAGACGCTCCGCCACAACCTCGTCGAAGTGCTCGGATACGACGAGAAGGAGGCCGCCGACACCGTCAAGATCGGTGACGTTGCTGACTCTAAGGTTTGGGATCCAGACGAATACCGCGGCGTCGATCTGCTTGCTGGAGGCGTGCCCTGTCCCCCTTTCAGCATCGCGGGCAAGCAACTGGGGGCCACCGACGAGAGGGACTTGTTCGCCTGGGCCGTGGAGCTGTGTGGCCGGATCAAGCCGAAGGCGCTCCTGCTTGAGAACGTCAAGGGCCTGAGCGGCAGCCGGTTCACGGCGTATCGGCAGCGCGTACTTGACCGGCTGAGCGAGTACGGCTACATAGCCGAGTGGAGGCTGCTGCACGCGGATGACTACGGGGTTTCTCAGCTCCGGCCCCGGTTTGTGCTGGTCGCGCTTATGCCTGAGTACGCGGAATACTTCGAGTGGCCTAAGAAGCACCCGGAACGGCCGCTCCCGGTTGGGGAACTGCTCAGGGACCTAATGGCCAAGGGTGATTGGTCTGAAGACAAGCTGGAGGAGTGGGTTCAGCAGGCGAACAAGATAGCCCCGACCATTGTTGGTGGCTCCAAGAAGCACGGCGGCGCTGACCTCGGCCCTTCGCGGGCCAAGGCCGCCTGGGAGGCGATGGGGGTTGACGCCAAGGGGGTAGCAGACGAACCGCCTGGACTGAAGAACCCGCGGGTGAAGGGAGCCCCGCATCCGATGCTCACCGTGGACATGGTCGCGCGCATCCAGGGCTGGTACGGCGAGGACTTCGCTAAGTGGGAGTTCCTCGGCAAGAAGACCTCTCAGTACCGGCAAATCGGCAATGCCTTCCCACCGCCGGTTGCGAAGGAGCTCGGGGTAGCGATTAGAAGAGCTCTGCGGAAGGAAGGCGAGCGGCGGGTTCTGGTAGAGGAGACCGACGTTGTGCTGGACCCCGTCTACAGGGTTCTGCTTGGCAGTAGTCGGCCGCTGACGGTTGAGCAGATCGTCGAACGCCTAGCTGCTACGAACGAGCCACTGGAGCAGCCAGAGGTGGAGCGGCACCTGAACCACCTCCGCCATGACTTCGAGCTGATATCGGTTCAGCGGTCCAATGGTGACGTTGCGTACCAGCTCGGCGAATTCAAGGCGTTCCTCGGACAGGAGGATCATCAGCGGCATGACCTGTTCAGCAAGTACAGATCGAAGATCAGCTGA